The Pangasianodon hypophthalmus isolate fPanHyp1 chromosome 5, fPanHyp1.pri, whole genome shotgun sequence genome includes a window with the following:
- the LOC128318335 gene encoding histone H1-like: MSAFKTSPPAAGREVPVLHSATAIDSFILLSSAHTDMAEVAPAPAAAPAKAPKKKAASRTKKAGPSVGELIVKAVSSSKERSGVSLAALKKALAAGGYDVEKNNSRVKLAVKSLVTKGTLVQTKGTGASGSFKLNKKQTEAKKPAKKAAPKPKKAAAKKPAAAKKPKKVAAKKPAAAAKKSPKKAKKPAAAAKKATKSPKKAKKPATPKKAAKSPKKAKAVKPKTAKPKAAKAKKAAPKKK; encoded by the coding sequence ATGTCTGCTTTTAAGACCAGCCCCCCGGCCGCGGGGAGGGAGGTTCCTGTGTTACACAGCGCCACAGCGATTGACTCTTTTATTCTACTTAgctccgcacacacagacatggcagAAGTCGCTCCCGCGCCCGCCGCCGCGCCGGCCAAAGCGCCCAAGAAGAAAGCAGCTTCGAGGACCAAGAAAGCGGGCCCCAGCGTCGGCGAGCTCATCGTCAAGGCGGTTTCCTCGTCCAAGGAGAGGAGCGGCGTGTCGCTCGCCGCTTTGAAGAAGGCTTTGGCTGCCGGCGGATACGATGTGGAGAAGAACAACTCCCGCGTCAAGCTCGCCGTCAAGAGCCTCGTGACAAAGGGCACTCTGGTGCAGACCAAAGGGACCGGCGCGTCTGGCTCTTTCAAGCTGAACAAGAAGCAGACCGAAGCCAAGAAGCCCGCAAAGAAAGCCGCGCCCAAACCCAAGAAGGCGGCAGCCAAGAAGCccgccgcggctaagaagcccaagAAGGTAGCGGCCAAGAaacccgccgccgccgccaagaaGTCTCCTAAGAAGGCGAAGAagcccgccgccgccgccaagaaAGCCACCAAGAGCCCCAAGAAGGCGAAGAAGCCGGCGACCCCTAAAAAGGCAGCCAAGAGCCCCAAGAAGGCAAAGGCTGTGAAGCCCAAGACAGCAAAGCCCAAAGCGGCAAAGGCGAAAAAGGCAGCccccaaaaagaaataa